The Aeromicrobium sp. Leaf245 genome includes a region encoding these proteins:
- a CDS encoding signal peptidase I, with amino-acid sequence MTIPHRRTPRRASRVLPVIVNSLLLVATVAGLAYLAPSLLGYERYVITGGSMSGSIEKGAVAFEKATPVADLAVGDVITYQPPADSGVTNLVTHRITDIATSESGAPLFRTQGDANPQPDPWSFSLTAPDQPVVEFHVPHVGWALVALADRDTRLLVIGVPAGLIALVSAVELVGALRSGGRRRDRAEAPVQPPAQPVVQPIAPLVPVQLPVPVTVHS; translated from the coding sequence ATGACCATCCCGCACCGCCGCACCCCCCGACGCGCGAGCCGGGTCCTCCCGGTCATCGTCAACTCCCTCCTGCTCGTGGCGACCGTGGCCGGACTGGCCTACCTGGCGCCCAGCCTGCTGGGCTACGAGCGCTACGTCATCACCGGCGGGTCCATGTCCGGCTCGATCGAGAAGGGCGCGGTCGCCTTCGAGAAGGCCACCCCCGTCGCCGACCTCGCCGTGGGCGACGTCATCACCTACCAGCCTCCGGCCGACAGCGGCGTCACCAACCTGGTGACGCACCGCATCACCGACATCGCCACCTCCGAGAGCGGCGCACCCCTGTTCCGCACCCAGGGCGACGCCAACCCGCAGCCCGACCCCTGGTCCTTCTCGCTCACCGCGCCGGACCAGCCCGTGGTCGAGTTCCACGTGCCGCACGTCGGCTGGGCGCTCGTGGCGCTCGCCGACCGGGACACGCGCCTGCTCGTGATCGGCGTGCCGGCCGGCCTCATCGCCCTCGTCAGTGCCGTCGAGCTGGTCGGCGCCCTGCGCAGCGGGGGACGACGTCGCGACCGCGCCGAGGCGCCCGTCCAGCCGCCCGCGCAGCCGGTCGTCCAGCCGATCGCCCCCCTGGTCCCCGTCCAGCTCCCGGTCCCCGTGACCGTCCACTCCTGA
- a CDS encoding TasA family protein has protein sequence MNTKKVLVPLATLLAAGAVAIGSGATFTSSTANTISSVTSGTLSHTNSKSNAAVFNLTNIKPGDVVNGSLTITNTGSLPAAFSLTETTSTNQFADDALTLTITNTTSGTQVYSGNFGGLVDGKKNALGTVEPGVVGNYTFSVRLADTADNTQQGKTASAAYSWDSTQLSATTTNQ, from the coding sequence ATGAACACCAAGAAGGTCCTCGTCCCCCTCGCCACCCTGCTCGCCGCCGGCGCCGTCGCCATCGGCTCGGGCGCCACGTTCACCTCGAGCACCGCCAACACCATCAGCTCGGTGACCTCCGGCACCCTGTCGCACACCAACTCCAAGAGCAACGCCGCGGTCTTCAACCTCACGAACATCAAGCCCGGCGACGTCGTCAACGGCAGCCTGACCATCACCAACACCGGCTCGCTGCCGGCCGCGTTCAGCCTGACCGAGACCACGTCGACGAACCAGTTCGCCGACGACGCCCTGACCCTCACCATCACGAACACGACCTCGGGAACCCAGGTCTACAGCGGCAACTTCGGCGGTCTCGTCGACGGCAAGAAGAACGCCCTGGGCACCGTCGAGCCCGGCGTCGTGGGCAACTACACCTTCTCGGTGCGCCTCGCCGACACCGCCGACAACACGCAGCAGGGCAAGACCGCCTCCGCCGCGTACAGCTGGGACTCCACGCAGCTCTCGGCCACCACCACCAACCAGTGA
- a CDS encoding GAF domain-containing sensor histidine kinase, translated as MSTVVGGTIEQQELELERYAVLSEPVGRDLQALVDLVAQACDVPSAAINIITRNQQHQIVATAGIEPSVCSRSDSMCAAVMAETGNVVVPDATQDERFRTNPFVTGDIGAVRFYASAPLITPDDVHLGRLCLFDETARTLTSAQEVSLRTVAGQVMDVLELRLRTRELERANHHLALFAGQVSHDLRSPLTAILANAELLETEPVVVTHDDLGAVVRAVSEAGRRMNRMIEEMLDFAVRGGRLSLVDTPLEHVFTLALADLEPVVRRGGATITVESLPTVAADADMLYSVVLNLLTNALKFTREGVPAQVVVSAERHGDAWRVVVADNGRGIEPSRRSAVFDLYDRGDDPGGHGIGLATTRRLVRAHGGRVGVGESPTGGAAVWFELPAR; from the coding sequence ATGAGCACCGTCGTCGGGGGAACGATCGAGCAGCAGGAGCTCGAGCTGGAGCGCTACGCCGTGCTCAGCGAGCCCGTGGGCCGCGACCTGCAGGCGCTCGTCGACCTCGTCGCGCAGGCGTGCGACGTGCCCAGCGCAGCGATCAACATCATCACGCGCAACCAGCAGCACCAGATCGTCGCGACGGCCGGCATCGAGCCGTCCGTCTGCTCCCGGTCGGACTCCATGTGCGCCGCCGTGATGGCCGAGACCGGGAACGTGGTCGTGCCCGACGCCACGCAGGACGAGCGGTTCCGCACCAACCCGTTCGTCACCGGCGACATCGGCGCCGTGCGGTTCTACGCGTCGGCGCCGTTGATCACGCCCGACGACGTGCACCTCGGCCGGCTGTGCCTGTTCGACGAGACCGCGCGGACCCTGACGTCCGCGCAGGAGGTCTCGTTGCGCACCGTGGCCGGGCAGGTGATGGACGTCCTCGAGCTGCGCCTGCGCACCCGCGAGCTGGAGCGGGCCAACCACCACCTGGCGCTCTTCGCGGGCCAGGTCAGCCACGACCTGCGCAGCCCGCTCACCGCCATCCTCGCCAACGCCGAGCTGCTCGAGACCGAGCCCGTGGTGGTCACCCACGACGACCTCGGCGCCGTCGTGCGCGCCGTGTCGGAGGCGGGCCGGCGGATGAACCGCATGATCGAGGAGATGCTCGACTTCGCGGTCCGCGGTGGCCGGCTGTCGCTCGTCGACACCCCGCTGGAGCACGTGTTCACGCTGGCCCTCGCGGACCTGGAGCCCGTGGTGCGCCGCGGTGGCGCGACGATCACCGTCGAGTCGCTGCCCACCGTGGCCGCCGACGCCGACATGCTCTACTCCGTCGTGCTCAACCTGCTGACCAACGCGCTCAAGTTCACCCGTGAGGGCGTGCCCGCCCAGGTGGTCGTGAGCGCCGAGCGACACGGCGACGCGTGGCGGGTCGTCGTGGCCGACAACGGGCGCGGCATCGAGCCCTCTCGCCGGAGCGCGGTCTTCGACCTGTACGACCGCGGCGACGACCCCGGCGGGCACGGCATCGGCCTGGCCACCACGCGTCGCCTGGTTCGTGCGCACGGGGGTCGGGTGGGCGTGGGCGAGTCGCCCACCGGTGGCGCCGCGGTGTGGTTCGAGCTGCCCGCGAGGTAG
- the rplJ gene encoding 50S ribosomal protein L10: MASPDKVAAVAELTQSLRDSDGIVLTEYRGLTVKQLQELRRSLGEGASYAVAKNTLTRIAAKEAGVDLSDDLLTGPTAIAFIKGDVVEAAKGLRDFAKANTTLVIKGGFLDGKSLDADEVKKLADLESREVLLAKLAGAMKGSLQNAASLFNAPLAQTARLVAALEAKKAEEAPADASTDTAAEAPAAEATPEVEAPAETDSTEG; the protein is encoded by the coding sequence ATGGCAAGCCCGGACAAGGTTGCTGCCGTCGCCGAGCTCACGCAGAGCCTGCGCGACTCCGACGGCATCGTCCTCACCGAGTACCGCGGTCTCACCGTGAAGCAGCTGCAGGAACTGCGGCGCTCGCTCGGTGAGGGTGCGAGCTATGCCGTCGCCAAGAACACGCTGACGAGGATCGCGGCCAAGGAGGCCGGGGTCGACCTGTCGGACGACCTGCTCACCGGCCCGACCGCCATCGCCTTCATCAAGGGCGACGTCGTCGAGGCCGCCAAGGGTCTGCGTGACTTCGCGAAGGCGAACACCACCCTCGTCATCAAGGGAGGCTTCCTCGACGGGAAGTCGCTCGATGCCGACGAGGTCAAGAAGCTGGCGGACCTCGAGTCGCGCGAGGTCCTCCTCGCCAAGCTCGCCGGCGCCATGAAGGGCAGCCTTCAGAACGCCGCGTCCCTCTTCAACGCCCCGCTCGCCCAGACGGCCCGCCTCGTGGCGGCCCTCGAGGCGAAGAAGGCCGAAGAGGCTCCCGCCGACGCTTCCACCGACACTGCTGCCGAGGCCCCCGCGGCCGAGGCAACACCCGAGGTCGAGGCTCCCGCCGAGACCGACTCCACCGAGGGCTGA
- the rplL gene encoding 50S ribosomal protein L7/L12, whose protein sequence is MAKLSTDELLDAFKELTLIELSEFVKAFEETFEVTAAAPVAVAAAAPAAAGGDAGGDAAEQDEFDVVLESAGDKKIQVIKEVRGLTSLGLKEAKDLVEGAPKPVLEKVAKDAAEKAKEALEAAGATVTLK, encoded by the coding sequence ATGGCGAAGCTCAGCACCGACGAGCTGCTCGACGCATTCAAGGAACTGACCCTCATCGAGCTCTCCGAGTTCGTGAAGGCCTTCGAGGAGACCTTCGAGGTCACCGCCGCTGCCCCCGTGGCCGTGGCCGCTGCGGCCCCCGCTGCCGCCGGTGGCGACGCCGGTGGCGACGCCGCCGAGCAGGACGAGTTCGACGTCGTCCTCGAGTCGGCCGGCGACAAGAAGATCCAGGTCATCAAGGAGGTGCGCGGTCTCACGAGCCTCGGCCTGAAGGAGGCCAAGGACCTCGTCGAGGGCGCTCCGAAGCCCGTCCTGGAGAAGGTCGCCAAGGATGCCGCCGAGAAGGCCAAGGAGGCCCTCGAGGCCGCCGGCGCCACCGTCACGCTCAAGTGA
- a CDS encoding ABC transporter ATP-binding protein yields MGVEVKVENLTKSFGSQLIWGDVSLTLPAGEISVMLGPSGTGKSVFLKTLIGLLKPDEGHIWIEGVDIATCKEKDLYEIRKLFGVLFQDGAMFGSMDLYDNCAFPLREHTKKSESEIRQIVMDKMDIVGLAGAENKLPGEISGGMRKRAGLARALVLEPEILLIDEPDSGLDPVRTAYINQLFIDLNAQIDATFLIVTHDINSTRTVPDNIGLLYHKHLAMFGPREMLLSSTEPVVAQFLNAQRVGPIGMSEEKDADELAAESEIEMPPLPPIPRQLEPSDGRPRVAQREPGAWCRDNGITPPPGSFDENMSLAPGSTA; encoded by the coding sequence GTGGGCGTCGAGGTCAAGGTCGAGAACCTGACGAAGAGCTTCGGCTCGCAGCTGATCTGGGGCGACGTCTCGTTGACCCTCCCCGCGGGTGAGATCTCCGTGATGCTCGGTCCGTCCGGCACGGGCAAGTCGGTGTTCCTCAAGACGCTGATCGGTCTGCTGAAGCCTGACGAGGGCCACATCTGGATCGAGGGCGTCGACATCGCGACGTGCAAGGAGAAGGACCTCTACGAGATCCGCAAGCTGTTCGGCGTGCTGTTCCAGGACGGCGCCATGTTCGGCTCCATGGACCTCTACGACAACTGCGCCTTCCCGCTGCGCGAGCACACCAAGAAGTCCGAGTCCGAGATCCGCCAGATCGTCATGGACAAGATGGACATCGTCGGCCTGGCCGGTGCGGAGAACAAGCTCCCCGGCGAGATCTCCGGCGGCATGCGCAAGCGTGCCGGCCTGGCCCGCGCACTCGTGCTGGAGCCCGAGATCCTGCTCATCGACGAGCCCGACTCCGGCCTCGACCCGGTGCGCACGGCCTACATCAACCAGCTGTTCATCGACCTGAACGCCCAGATCGACGCCACGTTCCTCATCGTCACGCACGACATCAACTCCACCCGCACCGTGCCCGACAACATCGGCCTGCTCTACCACAAGCACCTGGCGATGTTCGGCCCGCGCGAGATGCTGCTGTCGAGCACCGAGCCCGTCGTCGCGCAGTTCCTCAACGCCCAGCGCGTCGGTCCGATCGGCATGTCCGAGGAGAAGGACGCCGACGAGCTCGCGGCCGAGTCCGAGATCGAGATGCCGCCGCTGCCGCCCATCCCGCGCCAGCTCGAGCCGTCGGACGGTCGTCCCCGTGTCGCGCAGCGCGAGCCGGGCGCCTGGTGCCGCGACAACGGCATCACGCCTCCGCCCGGGTCGTTCGACGAGAACATGAGCCTCGCTCCGGGCAGCACCGCGTGA
- a CDS encoding ABC transporter permease, which yields MLDVTVALFRRPFQLKEFLTQAWFIVTVTIVPTALVSIPFGAVIALQVGGLIKQFGAQSFTGSAAVLAVVREAGPIATALLIAGAAGSAIAADFGSRKIREELDAMMVLGIDPIQRLVVPRVLAAMLIAVFLNGLVTIVGVAGGYVFNVVLQDGTPGAYLASFTALAQLPDMYQGMVKAVIFGYIAAIVAAYKGMNAKGGPKGVGDAVNEAVVITFLLLFIVNFFVSSIYIQLVPPKGM from the coding sequence ATGCTCGACGTCACCGTCGCGCTGTTCCGGCGACCCTTCCAGCTCAAGGAGTTCCTGACCCAGGCCTGGTTCATCGTCACCGTGACGATCGTGCCGACGGCCCTGGTCTCGATCCCCTTCGGTGCCGTCATCGCCCTCCAGGTCGGCGGGCTCATCAAGCAGTTCGGTGCGCAGTCGTTCACGGGCTCCGCCGCGGTGCTGGCCGTGGTGCGCGAGGCCGGCCCCATCGCCACCGCGCTGCTGATCGCCGGTGCCGCCGGCTCGGCCATCGCGGCCGACTTCGGCTCGCGCAAGATCCGCGAGGAGCTCGACGCGATGATGGTGCTGGGCATCGACCCCATCCAGCGCCTCGTCGTGCCCCGCGTGCTCGCCGCCATGCTCATCGCCGTCTTCCTCAACGGCCTGGTGACGATCGTCGGTGTCGCCGGTGGCTACGTGTTCAACGTCGTGCTGCAGGACGGCACACCAGGGGCCTATCTGGCCTCGTTCACGGCGCTGGCCCAGCTGCCCGACATGTACCAAGGCATGGTGAAGGCCGTCATCTTCGGCTACATCGCGGCCATCGTGGCCGCCTACAAGGGGATGAACGCCAAGGGCGGCCCGAAGGGCGTGGGCGACGCGGTCAACGAGGCCGTCGTCATCACCTTCCTGCTGCTGTTCATCGTGAACTTCTTCGTGTCGTCCATCTACATCCAGCTCGTCCCACCGAAGGGGATGTGA
- a CDS encoding ABC transporter permease: MATKISAVYERPAAALEGLGTQLLFYLRVLRAIPFTIKNYSREILRLLAEVALGSGALAVIGGTVGVIVAMCFFTGTEVGIQGFAALDQLGTAALSGFVSAYFNTREIAPIVAGIALAATVGCGFTAQLGAMRISEEVDALEVMAVPSMQFLVTTRVLAGLIAVVPLYVVGLLSSYFATRLTITQFLGQSTGTYDHYFSTFLPPGDVLWSFGKVLIFAVVVILIHCYYGYYASGGPAGVGVAVGRAVRTSIVAVNVVDLLASMAIWGTTVTVRLAG; encoded by the coding sequence ATGGCGACGAAGATCAGTGCCGTCTACGAGCGCCCCGCGGCAGCGCTGGAGGGCCTCGGCACCCAGCTGCTGTTCTACCTGCGCGTCCTGCGGGCCATCCCGTTCACGATCAAGAACTACAGCCGCGAGATCCTGCGGCTTCTCGCCGAGGTCGCGCTCGGTTCCGGCGCCCTCGCCGTCATCGGCGGAACCGTCGGCGTCATCGTGGCCATGTGCTTCTTCACCGGCACCGAGGTCGGCATCCAGGGCTTCGCCGCGCTCGACCAGCTCGGCACCGCCGCACTGTCCGGCTTCGTCTCGGCCTACTTCAACACGCGTGAGATCGCGCCGATCGTCGCCGGCATCGCGCTCGCCGCGACCGTCGGCTGCGGCTTCACCGCGCAGCTCGGCGCCATGCGGATCTCCGAGGAGGTCGACGCGCTCGAGGTCATGGCCGTGCCGTCGATGCAGTTCCTCGTCACCACGCGCGTGCTGGCCGGGCTCATCGCCGTGGTCCCGCTCTACGTCGTCGGCCTGCTGTCGTCCTACTTCGCGACCAGATTGACGATCACGCAGTTCCTCGGGCAGAGCACCGGGACCTACGACCACTACTTCTCGACGTTCCTGCCACCAGGTGACGTGCTGTGGTCGTTCGGCAAGGTGCTGATCTTCGCCGTCGTGGTGATCCTGATCCACTGCTACTACGGCTACTACGCCTCCGGCGGACCCGCGGGCGTGGGTGTGGCCGTGGGCCGCGCCGTCCGTACGTCGATCGTCGCCGTCAACGTCGTCGACCTGCTCGCCTCCATGGCGATCTGGGGCACGACCGTCACCGTCAGATTGGCAGGTTGA
- a CDS encoding MCE family protein has protein sequence MAATPFAERPTSLKLLGAGLVVLMAFFVWLTFAFFSKTFVATDDVTVDTGKAGLNLPQAADVKLRGMIVGEVKDVEPRDGGVRLVLGLKPDLIGQVPADVTAEIVPKTLFGEKYVALIPADDAGSERLKAGDTIQRAEVPIEVEELLNDLYPLLQAVEPAELSYTLTAVSQALEGRGEKLGETLVSANEYLTALNPDVPTLVDDLTKLGTVSDGYAAQMPTLGRLLKNTVVTGNTVVAKRTQLAAFFDEGTRLANTLTDFVDANGENLEVLAKQNRELLSVTADYSSTFPCFTGGMATVLPKLNSVLRNNTVHIDLELLAEQPTGYQLGENAVVPDNKTLDETEQTDPNKVKYIDAPDKDNGRLPNTLGAVCEDLKVFKKNANDPSKWPYNQADPFQVAPEIYKLVGVENSHNGKFGSEADFERAAVANLDSAGFWNPSLADTDSAQQRDDVRRMAAAVAGVDADRVPDAASLLLSPILRGTEVTVR, from the coding sequence ATGGCTGCCACTCCCTTCGCCGAGCGTCCCACGAGCCTGAAGCTCCTCGGGGCCGGTCTCGTCGTCCTCATGGCCTTCTTCGTCTGGCTGACGTTCGCGTTCTTCTCCAAGACCTTCGTGGCCACCGACGACGTCACCGTCGACACCGGCAAGGCCGGCCTGAACCTGCCGCAGGCCGCCGACGTCAAGCTGCGCGGCATGATCGTGGGCGAGGTCAAGGACGTCGAGCCGCGCGACGGCGGCGTGCGACTCGTGCTCGGTCTCAAGCCCGACCTGATCGGCCAGGTGCCGGCCGACGTCACCGCGGAGATCGTGCCCAAGACCCTGTTCGGCGAGAAGTACGTCGCGCTGATCCCCGCCGACGACGCGGGCAGCGAGCGGCTGAAGGCCGGCGACACGATCCAGCGCGCCGAGGTGCCGATCGAGGTCGAGGAGCTGCTCAACGACCTCTACCCGCTGCTGCAGGCCGTGGAACCGGCTGAGCTGTCGTACACGCTCACGGCGGTCTCCCAGGCGCTCGAGGGACGCGGTGAGAAGCTCGGCGAGACCCTCGTGTCCGCCAACGAGTACCTCACGGCACTCAACCCCGACGTCCCGACGCTGGTCGACGACCTCACCAAGCTCGGCACCGTCTCCGACGGCTACGCCGCGCAGATGCCCACCCTCGGGCGCCTGCTGAAGAACACGGTCGTCACCGGCAACACGGTCGTCGCCAAGCGCACGCAGCTCGCGGCGTTCTTCGACGAGGGCACCCGGCTGGCGAACACGCTGACCGACTTCGTCGACGCCAACGGCGAGAACCTCGAGGTGCTCGCCAAGCAGAACCGCGAGCTGCTCAGCGTCACGGCCGACTACTCCAGCACCTTCCCGTGCTTCACGGGCGGCATGGCCACGGTGCTGCCGAAGCTCAACAGCGTCCTGCGCAACAACACCGTGCACATCGACCTGGAGCTCCTCGCCGAGCAGCCCACCGGCTACCAGCTGGGGGAGAACGCCGTGGTGCCCGACAACAAGACCCTCGACGAGACCGAGCAGACCGACCCGAACAAGGTGAAGTACATCGACGCGCCGGACAAGGACAACGGTCGACTCCCCAACACCCTGGGCGCCGTGTGCGAGGACCTCAAGGTCTTCAAGAAGAACGCCAACGACCCGAGCAAGTGGCCCTACAACCAGGCCGACCCGTTCCAGGTCGCTCCGGAGATCTACAAGCTCGTGGGCGTCGAGAACAGCCACAACGGCAAGTTCGGCAGCGAGGCGGACTTCGAGCGCGCTGCCGTGGCCAACCTCGACTCGGCAGGCTTCTGGAACCCCAGCCTGGCCGACACCGACAGCGCCCAGCAGCGTGACGACGTGCGCCGGATGGCCGCCGCCGTGGCCGGTGTCGACGCCGACCGCGTCCCCGACGCCGCGTCGCTCCTGCTCAGCCCGATCCTGCGTGGCACGGAGGTGACGGTGAGATGA
- a CDS encoding MCE family protein produces the protein MSKALDRESISAIVKLSIFFAVTGAATFLLMLTLSGANLGSSNEYKAVFSDVTGVAKGDDVRIAGVSVGSIKKVEIHDTDEAIITFSVRTSTPLTQDTNAQLRFRNLVGQRYLALFQGGEGGTARLAPGSTIPQDRTEEALDLNVLLNGFKPVFQALSPSDTNKFAFEIVQTLQGEAGNVQSLLARTASLTSTLADRDELIGDVVVNLSDVLDTIGSRDQQLTATIDTLQQFVTGLKGDREAILGSLDSISDLTTETSNLLVEGRPDLTADVKQLRRLTKNLSSERNLKTIEEAVQILPIKMEKLGNLASNGSLFNFYVCELNVDVSQLTGTPLDGLLDGLISELGAVQAGGDRCRTGNGEYGKAAS, from the coding sequence ATGAGCAAGGCTCTGGACCGCGAGTCCATCTCTGCGATCGTCAAGCTGTCGATCTTCTTCGCCGTCACCGGTGCGGCCACGTTCCTGCTGATGCTGACCCTCAGCGGGGCCAACCTCGGCAGCAGCAACGAGTACAAGGCCGTCTTCTCCGACGTCACCGGCGTGGCCAAGGGCGACGACGTCCGCATCGCCGGCGTCTCCGTCGGGTCGATCAAGAAGGTCGAGATCCACGACACCGACGAGGCCATCATCACCTTCTCGGTGCGCACCTCGACCCCGCTCACCCAGGACACCAACGCGCAGCTGCGGTTCCGCAACCTCGTCGGCCAGCGCTACCTGGCGCTCTTCCAGGGCGGCGAGGGCGGCACCGCACGCCTGGCCCCGGGCTCGACCATCCCGCAGGACCGCACCGAGGAGGCACTCGACCTCAACGTGCTGCTCAACGGCTTCAAGCCCGTCTTCCAGGCGCTGTCACCGTCGGACACCAACAAGTTCGCCTTCGAGATCGTCCAGACCCTGCAGGGCGAGGCCGGCAACGTGCAGAGCCTGCTGGCCCGCACCGCGTCGCTGACCAGCACGCTCGCCGACCGCGACGAGCTCATCGGCGACGTCGTGGTGAACCTGTCCGACGTGCTCGACACGATCGGCAGCCGCGACCAGCAGCTCACGGCCACGATCGACACCCTGCAGCAGTTCGTCACCGGCCTGAAGGGCGACCGCGAGGCGATCCTCGGCTCGCTCGACTCGATCTCCGACCTCACCACCGAGACCTCCAACCTGCTCGTGGAGGGCCGGCCCGACCTCACGGCCGACGTCAAGCAGCTGCGCCGCCTGACCAAGAACCTGTCGAGCGAGCGCAACCTCAAGACCATCGAGGAAGCCGTGCAGATCCTGCCCATCAAGATGGAGAAGCTGGGCAACCTGGCCTCCAACGGCAGCCTGTTCAACTTCTACGTCTGCGAGCTGAACGTCGACGTCTCCCAGCTGACCGGAACCCCGCTCGACGGCCTGCTCGACGGCCTGATCAGCGAGCTGGGTGCCGTCCAGGCCGGCGGCGACCGCTGCCGCACCGGCAACGGCGAGTACGGGAAGGCCGCCTCATGA
- a CDS encoding MCE family protein, which produces MKPFRERNPVIIGLLGFTIIALLLVAAFRADRLPIIGAGDTYHAEFSEIGGLKDGNEVRVAGVPVGKVRGIELAGNKVKVTFKVDKGTRLGRETGAEIRIRTLLGAQFLALTPSGSGRLEKGTTIPVSRTVPPYDVVQAFSDLSTTTDALDVGQISDALETLSDVAAQTPEEFRGAIRGVSDLSRNLAARDDQINTLLVNLKKVTGVINSRDDELVQLVKDSSVLFDAVTERREAIHRLLVSTQEISEQLSALVDDTEADLKPALRQLRAVTTMLARNEQSLDRALTVMPGFLRVFANALGNGPWFETYVKIGGAG; this is translated from the coding sequence ATGAAGCCCTTCCGCGAGCGCAACCCCGTCATCATCGGCCTGCTCGGGTTCACGATCATCGCGCTGCTCCTCGTCGCGGCCTTCCGCGCCGATCGGCTCCCGATCATCGGCGCAGGGGACACGTACCACGCCGAGTTCTCCGAGATCGGTGGCCTCAAGGACGGCAACGAGGTCCGCGTGGCCGGCGTGCCGGTCGGCAAGGTGCGTGGCATCGAGCTCGCCGGCAACAAGGTCAAGGTCACGTTCAAGGTCGACAAGGGCACGCGGCTGGGCCGCGAGACAGGTGCGGAGATCCGCATCCGCACCCTCCTCGGCGCGCAGTTCCTGGCACTCACGCCCTCGGGCTCGGGCCGCCTCGAGAAGGGCACCACGATCCCGGTGTCCCGCACGGTGCCGCCGTACGACGTGGTGCAGGCCTTCTCCGACCTCAGCACCACCACCGACGCGCTCGACGTCGGCCAGATCTCCGACGCGCTCGAGACCTTGTCCGACGTCGCCGCCCAGACGCCCGAGGAGTTCCGCGGCGCGATCCGCGGGGTCTCGGACCTCTCGCGCAACCTCGCGGCCCGCGACGACCAGATCAACACCCTCCTGGTGAACCTCAAGAAGGTCACGGGTGTCATCAACTCGCGCGACGACGAGCTCGTCCAGCTGGTGAAGGACTCCTCGGTCCTCTTCGACGCGGTCACCGAGCGACGCGAGGCCATCCACCGCCTGCTCGTCTCGACGCAGGAGATCTCCGAGCAGCTCAGCGCCCTCGTGGACGACACGGAGGCCGACCTCAAGCCCGCCCTCAGGCAGCTGCGCGCCGTCACGACCATGCTGGCGCGCAACGAGCAGAGCCTCGACCGCGCCCTCACCGTGATGCCCGGCTTCCTGCGGGTCTTCGCCAACGCCCTGGGCAACGGTCCGTGGTTCGAGACCTACGTCAAGATCGGAGGTGCCGGATGA
- a CDS encoding MCE family protein: MTRLAGVARILTVLVALVLVVGLVIVFGQRDAKNTITVDFAQTNSLYEGSDVRILGVAVGTVDRLVPRGETVRATISYDADVKLPADVKAVVVSPSIVGDRFVQLAPAYDGGQVLADGARLGVDRTAVPVELDQIYKSLDDLSVALGPDGANRNGAVSNLVKDTAAQLDGQGTQLNETLRNFGKLSQTLSDNKDELFGSMREVDQFVQLLQTNDQAVRDFFDSTAEVSTVLEGEREDLQATVKALAKALVEVRGLVKDNRSELRGNVKQLATIAEVLGDHQKDLEEFTVSGPTALSNVALAYNGDSGTLDNHADVLGLVLGAAENPGDLLCNLSEQLPIDLNGPCEDVLGPILDGIVSPIIGGLPLPRAAVANAAVAEPTSPDRTDTSLSQMLAVDR, from the coding sequence ATGACCAGGCTCGCCGGCGTCGCCCGCATCCTCACCGTGCTCGTCGCCCTCGTCCTCGTCGTGGGACTGGTGATCGTCTTCGGCCAGCGCGACGCGAAGAACACGATCACGGTCGACTTCGCCCAGACCAACTCGCTGTACGAGGGTTCCGACGTCCGCATCCTCGGCGTGGCCGTCGGCACCGTCGACCGGCTCGTCCCGCGCGGCGAGACCGTGCGCGCGACGATCTCCTACGACGCCGACGTCAAGCTGCCGGCCGACGTCAAGGCCGTCGTGGTCTCGCCGTCGATCGTGGGGGACCGGTTCGTGCAGCTGGCCCCGGCCTACGACGGTGGGCAGGTGCTGGCGGACGGCGCCCGGCTGGGCGTCGACCGCACCGCCGTGCCGGTGGAGCTCGACCAGATCTACAAGTCGCTCGACGACCTGTCGGTGGCCCTGGGTCCCGACGGCGCCAACAGGAACGGTGCCGTGAGCAACCTGGTGAAGGACACCGCGGCGCAGCTCGACGGCCAGGGCACCCAGCTCAACGAGACCCTGCGCAACTTCGGCAAGCTCAGCCAGACGCTCTCCGACAACAAGGACGAGCTGTTCGGCAGCATGCGCGAGGTCGACCAGTTCGTGCAGCTGCTCCAGACCAACGACCAGGCGGTCCGCGACTTCTTCGACAGCACGGCGGAGGTCTCCACCGTGCTCGAGGGCGAGCGCGAGGACCTCCAGGCCACCGTGAAGGCGCTGGCCAAGGCCCTCGTCGAGGTGCGCGGGCTCGTCAAGGACAACCGCTCGGAGCTGCGCGGCAACGTCAAGCAGCTCGCCACGATCGCCGAGGTGCTGGGTGACCACCAGAAGGACCTCGAGGAGTTCACCGTGAGCGGCCCCACGGCGCTGTCGAACGTCGCGCTGGCCTACAACGGCGACTCCGGCACGCTCGACAACCACGCCGACGTCCTGGGTCTCGTGCTCGGGGCCGCCGAGAACCCCGGCGACCTCCTCTGCAACCTCAGCGAGCAGCTGCCGATCGACCTCAACGGACCCTGCGAGGACGTGCTCGGGCCGATCCTCGACGGGATCGTCTCGCCGATCATCGGCGGGCTCCCGCTCCCACGGGCCGCAGTGGCGAACGCGGCGGTGGCCGAGCCCACGTCGCCGGACCGCACCGACACGTCCCTCTCCCAGATGCTGGCGGTGGACCGATGA